Part of the Prosthecobacter sp. SYSU 5D2 genome is shown below.
TGCGGTGCTCGTCTGCCGGGCGGACACCTCCCTGCTGCCGGAAAATGCTGACGCGCTTTTGCTCGTCTCGTCAAGCACCCGCTGGAATGTGCAGCCTCAGGCGCTGGAGGAGGTGTTTCAACGACCCCCGGTCACTGCTGCCAGTGCCATTGAGGCCACGCCGCGCTCCACGCTGAAGGAGCGTGTCCATGTGGCCGGCACCGTCACTGCGGCCAGGGCTCGCTCCTGGGTGTGCCTGCGTACGGAGGAGGGCAGCATTGAGGTCTCGACCCGTCAAAGAGATGTCTTCATTCCCGGCCAGCATCTATCCATCGCCTGCTGGCCGCAGAACAAGACCGGCAGGCTGATGTTGCAGGATGGTGTCTGCCGTGTGACAGGCCAGGGACCACCGCCTGAACCGGTGACCATGGTGCAAGGATTCTTCAATCCCGCCATGCAGCGCGAGCTGGTGGAAGTGACCGGCATCCTTCACAGTTACTCCCTTCCTGGCGGTTCAACCAGGCTCACTCTGGCCCTGCCCAGTGGCATGCATTGCCTGCTGGCCTGGAACAGTTTTCTACAGCCGGATGATCTGCCGCCTTTGGAGGATGGCAGCGTCATCCGGCTGACCGGCATCTGCCACATCGGGCAGGACAGCACCGCCAGCCCGGAGGGCACCGGTCTCAGCATCCTGCCGCGCAGCCGGGAGGACATCGTCCTGCTGTCAGGGCCGTCCTGGTGGACGGCTGACCGGCTCATGCTGGCTGTCTGGTGGCTGCTGGGACTGGTGGGGGTGGCCTTGCCTGGGGCGCTGATTTTCCGCTGGCAGATCTGGCGGCAGGCGCAGCGCATCCGCCGCATTGAAAGCCAGGCCGCCACGGAGGAAGAGCGCCTGCGCATCGCGCGGGAATTTCACGACAGCCTGCAGCAGCAGCTCACCAGTGCAGCCCTGCATCTGGAGACGCTGAAGGGCGCGCTGCATGCCGCGCCCGAGATGCTGCCACGCCTCATTGATGACACCACCGCCATGCTGCGGCACTGCCAGGTGGAGGCCCGGCATTGCATCTGGGATCTGCGCAGTGATGCCACCGTGCGCAGCAGCCTGACCGAGTCTCTCAGTGACTGGTTGCAAAACCGCATCCCGGCTGATGCAAACACCCAGGTCTGTTTCATCCATGAAGGGAATGAACCGGTCCTTCCAGAGGGCGTTCCTTTTCACCTCATGCGCATCGCCCAGGAGGCTGTCACCAATGCGCTGGCCCATTCTTCCGCCTCTCAAATCCAGGTCCGCCTTTACAGCAGCCGCCGGCAGGTGGAGCTGGTCATCGAGGATGATGGCAGCGGTTTTGAACCCCGACTCATCTCGCAACCCCGTCCGGGCCACTTCGGTCTCAGCGGCCTCAAAGAGCGTGCGGCAAAAATCGGCGCAAAGCTGGATCTCAGCACCCATCCCGGTACCGGCACCCGAGTCACCGTCCGGCTTCCCCTTTCTTCGCTTCAGTATGAACCCCGTATCTGAAAACTCCATCCGCGTCCTGGTTGTGGACGACCACTTCTTTACCCGCCTCGGCCTCAGTGCCGCCCTCAATCTGGAAAGTGACATCGGTGTCATTGCGGAGGCTGCCAGCGGCCAGGATGCGATTGACCTTTTTGCCGAGCACCGCCCCGACGTAGCGGTATTGGACGGCCACCTGCCGGACATGCATGGCACGGACGTGGCCCGGGAAATCGTCAGGCGTTTTGAATGCGCCCGGCTGCTCATCTTCTCCGTGGAGGAAACGGAAGAGGACATCCACCGTGCCGTCAATGCAGGAGTCCGGGGCTATTTGCCCAAAAATGCCCCCCGTCCAGATCTCATCCAGGCCGTCCGTACCGTCGCCGCAGGCCGTCGTTACTTCCCCCAGCCACTGCTGGGCAAGCTCAATGACCGCCGCTCCCATGCCTCTCTTTCCATCCGCGAGCTGGAAGTGCTGCAAGGCATGGCCAAAGGCTGGCCTAACAAAATGATCGCTGCGGAAATGGGCGTCTCCACTGAGACCGTCAAGACCTTCGTCGCCCGGATCCTGGGCAAGCTGGAGGCTGAAGACCGCATCCAGGCCGTGATGACCGCGCTGGACAGGGGCCTGCTGAAACGCTGATGCTGCCGTGCACTGGCATTGAGGGGGATGCATTCAAAAACCAGCCGCGCCCACAGTTGACGAAATACCTGCCGTGCCCGGCCAGTATTCCTCTCCTCCCCAATGCGCACCCTTCGTCTGTCCTGCCTTTTCTTCCCCGTTTTCTTTCTTCTCCAGGCTCTGCCTGCCGCCACCCTTCAGGAATCCTGGGAGTCCGGCTATCAAGGCACAGATGCCACAGGCAAGCATGTCCTCGGTTATTGGAAATTTGATGCCGGGTCCGAGCTCAAAGACAGCTCTGGCAAAAAACATGACCTCACCCTCGTCGGCGCATTGCTGCACCCCGAAGGCCAATCCGGGCAGGCCCTGGAGTCCGCCTTTGAATCCACCAAACCCCACTCCGCCCGGGTCAGCGACAGAGAAGGGATTTCTCCTGCCGGGGCCTTCACCTTGGAAATGTGGATCAAACCGAAGCCTGAGTTTTCCGAGTCAGGCCGCAGCTACCTGATGGACAAGCGCTACGTGCCGGACAACCACACCGACTACGCCTGGCAGCTCACTGAGCAGGATTCCGCAGGCTCCCGCCGCCTGGCTCTCACCCTGGGTTTCGGCGCGGTCTCGGAGACCTTTCATTCCGCTCCGGTGAAAATCCTTCCTGGCGAGTGGCAGCACATGGCCATCACTTATGACGCTGCAGGCACCGCCACCTTTTATCACAATGGCTCCCTCATCAGCCAGGTGACCAAGCCCGGCTTCGGGGCCATTGTGCCGGGCACGAAGTTCCTTCACATCGGCGACCGCATTGGCAGCTCCTACAGCGGCTTCGCCGGATTCATTGATGAAGTCCGCATCTGCTCTGGAGCG
Proteins encoded:
- a CDS encoding ATP-binding protein, which translates into the protein MTNPSVIVCGLLFWATVFLPPVLRGEQPVMTIAQAKAHLARREFQKPVRVRGVVTFSNQQMGLAYVQDASGGIGFDPRSLSAARLLPGEVVEVEGYLTRHQGLTMLMRHRIKLGSPEVRVLPGEKQSAAPLHFDLDAAAQMRIDGLLTHLSGVIRSITVPEADSEPLIVEISSPSGHAVARLPWREPQAVLDQWINAPVQMDAVLVCRADTSLLPENADALLLVSSSTRWNVQPQALEEVFQRPPVTAASAIEATPRSTLKERVHVAGTVTAARARSWVCLRTEEGSIEVSTRQRDVFIPGQHLSIACWPQNKTGRLMLQDGVCRVTGQGPPPEPVTMVQGFFNPAMQRELVEVTGILHSYSLPGGSTRLTLALPSGMHCLLAWNSFLQPDDLPPLEDGSVIRLTGICHIGQDSTASPEGTGLSILPRSREDIVLLSGPSWWTADRLMLAVWWLLGLVGVALPGALIFRWQIWRQAQRIRRIESQAATEEERLRIAREFHDSLQQQLTSAALHLETLKGALHAAPEMLPRLIDDTTAMLRHCQVEARHCIWDLRSDATVRSSLTESLSDWLQNRIPADANTQVCFIHEGNEPVLPEGVPFHLMRIAQEAVTNALAHSSASQIQVRLYSSRRQVELVIEDDGSGFEPRLISQPRPGHFGLSGLKERAAKIGAKLDLSTHPGTGTRVTVRLPLSSLQYEPRI
- a CDS encoding response regulator transcription factor, with the protein product MNPVSENSIRVLVVDDHFFTRLGLSAALNLESDIGVIAEAASGQDAIDLFAEHRPDVAVLDGHLPDMHGTDVAREIVRRFECARLLIFSVEETEEDIHRAVNAGVRGYLPKNAPRPDLIQAVRTVAAGRRYFPQPLLGKLNDRRSHASLSIRELEVLQGMAKGWPNKMIAAEMGVSTETVKTFVARILGKLEAEDRIQAVMTALDRGLLKR